In the genome of Thermodesulfobacteriota bacterium, the window TTTTTTCATGGCCAGGGTCAGGGCGTCCTGGTAACCCATCCCCGCGGAAAAGGGGATGTCCACCATGAAGTCGCTGATTTTAAGATTCTGAACTTGCGCCGGCTCAAAATCTTTCAGGTTGCTTACATCCCGCTTCAGCAGCAACTGGCGGTGATTTTCCTCTTCATCAGCCAGTTCCTGAAAAAACGGCTGCAACGCCTTTTTATTTATACTGTCCCGGCATTGAAGATAAAAATCACGGGCCTCCTCTTCACGCTCAATGGCAAAGGCAATGACATCTTTCATCGAACGGCATTCGTGTTTACTCATGTGACCTCCCTTGTCTGCTTTAAGGCGATTTCCAAAAATTATAGTGATCCCTTCCTGCCCTGTCAACCACGCTTGGTTTCTGCCCCCGCGCAACCGGGATTGCCTTCCGCTGGCACAGATTCTCTGGTGCTTGTCAGAAATATGAGGACTGGACCTTGACGGAAGCACGAAAATACGGTAAAAATTGTTATCTTTTTTATCAATAAGGTCTTATTCCCATGACGACAAAAATCAGCCGGCGCCTTCAGTCCCTTTTTACCTTTTTTTCCATACTCTGCTGGATGTCCCCGGCGACCGCCGGGGCTCAGGCGGACACGCCAACATTCGTCAGCACGGTACGGTACCCTTTCGCGGACACTCAATTTGCCGAGGATGCCCGGATTGTGGCCACCGCCCAGGCCCGGCGGGACGTGTTAGGCAAGGCCGGACCCCACATTGAAAATCTGGCCGTTGTAAAAAAACAAAAGGTTCCCAAGGAGTCTGTTCCGGCTCTGGCGGCCGCGATCCTTGAAATCGAAACGGTGTTGCAGAAAAGTTATGCCGTTGACCAGTCCTTCGTTTTCGAAATCACCGTTAAAACGCAAATCAATCCGGCCACATTGGAAGCGCAGGCGGAACGTTTTCTCAACGACAGGGATCTTCTGAAAAAGTATCAGGACACCCAGAAAAAAGCGTCCGATCTCCTGGATACGGTCAGCGCTTTGGAAGCGGAGAGCCGGCAACTGACAAGCGCCCGGTCGGAAGAAAAAAGGGCCGTCAGCGATAAACTCCGGAAGGCCATCGACAGGCTCTCCGCCGTGGCCTGGTTTACCAGAGCCCTGGACCTGGCCAGCCGTCAGACCCTGGCCGGCCGGATTCCCGATGAAGCCGCCGATTCCCTGATCAAAGCCGTTACCCTGGATCCGGAATACGGGGACGCCTGGTCCTGGCTGGGAAAAGTTTATTCAGAAAAAAGCGAATACGGACGGGCCGCTGATTATTATCAAAAAGCGCTGAAAGCAGATGTGGCGGCCAGGGGAGAAAATCACCCGGATATAGCCGTCGACTATAACCGGCTGGGACTGGCCCGTCACCGCAACGGCGAGTATGACCTGGCCATCGAAGCCTACCGGAAAGCCTGGCTGGTTCAGATTCAACTTCTGGGGGAAAACCATCCGGATATCGCCGCGACCTATAACAACATGGGGGAAGCCTATCGTCGAAAAGGCGAGTTTGACCGGGCCATCGAATACTATATGAAGGATCTGGAAATTACCCTTAAGTCCCTGGGGCCGAATCATCCCAATCTGATTGCGACCTACAATAACCTCGGCTATGCCTGTCACGGCAAGGGTGACAACGGACGGGCCATGGAATACTTCCAGAAGGCCCTGGAGGTATGTCGTATTTCCCTGGGGGACAACCATCCCCAGACCAGGGCGATCATGGAAAATATTGAGTTTCTCCAAACAGGCGGCCCGTCTGCCGGCCGGTGAAGACAAGAAAAAACCATGCCCCTTTCCGCTCTTGACCTTTATCGCGATGTATTACCCCGGACCAACTGCGGGGAGTGCGGGTTTCCCACTTGCCTGGCCTTTGCCAGCATGGTGGTTTCAGAGCAGCTTCCCCTGGAAAAGTGCCCCCATCTTTCCGCGGAAACGGTAGCGTCCTGTCAGGCCGAGCTGCAGGCCCAGTACGCCGCCGGCAAATGGACCCGCCGGGATATGGGCCGGGACGCCCTGGAGTGGGCCAGGCAGCGTTCGGCCTCCATGAAGATCAGCGACCTGCCGGAACGCATCGGCGGCCGGCTGGTGGACCGAAACGGGCAGCCGGCCCTGGCGCTTCCCTATTTTAATGATGTTGTCTTCATCATCACGGACGGCGTTACCCGGGAGGACGGCACGTCCCTGACCCACTATGAGCAGGTGTTTATCCTCAACCACATGGCCCAGGGCGGGCGAGCCGAACCGACGGGAAAATGGAAAGGACTGGTGGAGATTCCCAACACGGTTTCCAAAATCAAATCCATGAAAAGTCATGTGGAAGAACCGTTAAAAAAAGCGTTCGCGGGCAAACTTGATCAATTGCAGGCCGCGGCCGCAAGACTGGGGGGGAAAAACGTAACCGGCGACATCGGCTCGGCCGACGCGGCCATCTATTTTCAGGCCCTGCCCCGGGTGCCGCTGCTGCTCATGTTCTGGGACGCGGAGCCGGATGACGGTTTCGAACCTGAAGCCCGGCTTCTGTTTGACGAAACCATCACCCAGCATCTTGACATTGAATCCATCATGTTTTTAAGCGAACGGCTGCGCCAGTTGCTGTGCGATCCGCCTGTCTGATACAATAATGTTTCAGGTTTCCGGCCCGTCAGGAACCGGTGCGGGTTAAGCCCGTTCTTCCTGTTGGATAACCAACTGTTATTGTTTTATTTAAAGGAAATGTCGGAAACGCGTCGGCGTTGGCACGCATGTTGAATGAATCTTGCGATTAAAAATGTCAACGGCCAGAAACCGGCTTGCTGACCAAGGCATCAACATTAAAACCGACAGAGAATTAAAGCAATTGAAACCCTGTGATCAGAACATCCAACAGACGATAGAGATCGCCAACCAGATGATTGCCCTTGCCGAAAAAGGTGACGCCGACCGGGAAGACAGTGGCTGCGGGGTGCTTTACGGCGTCATGCTGGATTCGGCCTACCGGATACGTGCCCTGGCCGAAAAGGAAAAGCGGGAACACATCAAAAAGGGCTGGTGGAAAGAATAATCAGAAACAGATCGACTTAAAAGGAGGAAAAAATGGGTAGACTCAAAGGAACTCAAACGGAAAAAAATCTTCTGCTCTCGTTTGCCGGTGAATCCCAGGCGAGAAACCGCTACACCTATTTTGCCGGTCAGGCCAGAAAAGACGGTTATGTCCAGATTGCCGACATTTTTGAAGAAACAGCCAATCAGGAAAAAGAGCACGCCAAGCGGTTCTTCAAGTTCCTGGAGGGCGGTGACCTGGAGGTTTGCGGAACATTTCCGGCTGGCGTAATCGGAACCACCCTGGAAAACCTGAAAGCGGCCGCCGACGGCGAGCATCATGAGCACTCCTCCATGTATCCCGGATTTGCCAAAATCGCGCGGCAGGAGGGATTTGAAGATGTCGCCATCGTCTTTGAAAAAATTGCCGTGGCTGAAAAACAGCATGAAAAACGATACCGGGACCTGGCCGCGAACATTGACAAGGGTACCGTCTTCAAAAAAAGCGAGGCCGCCGTGTGGCGCTGCCGCAACTGCGGCTATCTCCACGAGGGAAAAGCGGCTCCGGAAATGTGTCCGGCCTGCGCCCATCCTCAGGCGTATTTTGAACTGCTGGGAGAAAACTGGTAATTATAAATAAACAATAAAAAAATGGAGGGAAACATCATGGCTGAACGTTTTCAGGTTTACAAGTGTGGTCTGTGCGGAAATATTGTGGAAGTGCTCTTTGGCAGTGACGGAACCCTGGTCTGCTGCGGTCAGGATATGACCCTGCTCAAGGAAAACACCGTTGACGCGGCCAAAGAGAAGCATGTGCCGGTGATTGAGAAAACCGCCGACGGAGTTAAGGTCAAGGTCGGCAGTGTCGCCCATCCCATGGAAGAAAAACATTATATTCAGTGGGTGGAAGTGATTGCCGACGGCAAGAGCTGCATCCAGTTCCTCAAACCCGGTCAGGCCCCGGAAGCGGTGTTCAAGGTGACCGCCGACGCCATCACGGCCAGGGAATACTGCAATCTGCATGGCCTCTGGAAAGCATAGGAAGGAATTATTCATGCCCAAAGCATTAATTGTATACTCCACCAGAAAAGAGGAAACCCGGAAAATCGCGGAATTGATTGCCGAGGGGCTTCGCTTTGCCGCTGTCGACGTGACCCTCGCCAGTGCCGGGGATATCAAGAAAGAAAGCGATCTGGCCGGTTATGACGCCTATGTGTTCGGCTCTCCGACCTATCACGGCGAAATGACCGGCAGCATGAAGACATTTCTGTTCCTGGCCGAAAAAGCCGGCCTGGCCGGCAAGGCCGGCGGATCTTTCGGGGCTTTCGGCTGGAGCGGTGAAGCGCCGGAACGCATTTATGAGACCATGAAAAACATCTTCCAGATGGATATGGTCGGCGGTCCGTTGATGCTGAAATCAAGTTCGCTGCAAGGCGGCATGAAAATGGCCCAGGATTACGGCCGGGAAATCGCCGCCAAAATTATCTGAAACCGCCAGGGGAATCGGGCTCAGCCGCGATCCAAACTTCACAACAGGACACTATATGTTTAAATCGCTGATTGTCTATGACACCAAAAGGGGTGAAACCCAGAAAATCGCGGAAATGCTTGCCGAAGAACTGCGGTCACTGGATATCGAGGTAAAGCTGTCTGATGTCCATGAAATAAAAGACCTGACAGATCTCTTCGGTTATAACGCCTACCTGTTCGGGTGTCCCACTTACCTGGGAGAAATGACCGAGAACATGAAGGAGATGCTCTTTCTGGCGGCCAGAGCCGACCTGGTGGAAAAGGTCGGCGGCGCCTTCGGGGCCTATGGCTGGAGCGGTGAAGTCCCCAAACGAATTCATGGCACCATGCAGCATGTCTTCAAAATGAACATGACCGCCGAGCCGCTGATGCTTTCATCCAGCACGGTGAAAATCGCCGGGAAAATGATTAAGAAATATTGTCAGGAGATCGCCGCCAAACTGAACAACCGGACGGCTTGACAGGCAGTTGAATCCGTCAGATTAATAACAAAAGGGGAGGGGCCAGATTGATGGATCCGCTTATTTTGTCACGGCTTCAATTCGCCGCCGCAACCATGTTTCACTTTATTTTTGTTCCACTGACGCTGGGCCTGGCGCTACTGGTGGCCTGGATGGAAACCTGTTACGCCCGGACCGGCGATAAAGTCTGGCTGTCCATGACCCGATTCTGGGGCAAATTGTTTCTGATCAATTTCGCCCTGGGGGTCGTGACCGGCATCACTCTGGAGTTTCAGTTCGGAACCAACTGGTCCCGCTACTCCGCGTTTGTAGGTGATATTTTCGGTTCCCTGCTGGCCATCGAAGCCTCGGTGGCGTTTTTTCTGGAGTCGATACTGATCGGAGTCTGGATATTCGGCTGGAAAAAACTGTCGCCCCGGGCTCACGCCGCGGTCATGTGGCTGGTGGCCCTGGCCGGCACTTTTTCCGCCATCTGGATTCTGATCGCCAACGCCTGGATGCAGCATCCGGTCGGCTATGTCATCCGCAACGGCCGGGCCGAACTGGCCGACTTTTCGGCCATCGTCTTCCAGCGCTTCGCCGTGCTGGAATTTCTGCACACCGTCAGTGCCGCTTATATCCTGAGCGCTTTTTTCGTCATGGGTATCAGCGCCTGGCACCTGCTCAAAAAACAGCACGTTGAGGTCTTCACCCGGTCGTTTCGCATTGCGCTGATGTTCGGCCTGGTCTTTTCCTTTTTCGAGGTGATCGAAGGGCACATGCACGGCGCCGACCTGGCCCACACCCAGCCCGCCAAGCTGGCCGCCCTGGACGCCCACTGGGAAACATCGGCACCGGCCCCCCTGTATCTGTTCGCCCTGCCGGACGATAAAAACGAACGGAATCTGATTGAAATCGGCAAAATCCCCTGGGGCCTGAGCCTCATGGCGTTTCATGATTTTTCCAGCGAGGTGAAAGGCCTGAAGGAATTTCCCAGGGAAGAGCGGCCGCCGGTGCTGCTCGTTTACACGGCCTTCAAGCTGATGGTCGGCCTGGGTTTTTATTTCTGCCTGGCCACCCTGGTCGGTCTTTTTCTGCGCCACCGTCTTCTGGAAAACCGCTGGTACCTGCTGATCATGCTCCTGTCCCTGCCGTTGCCGTATATCGCGGTCCAGCTGGGCTGGATCGTGGCGGAAGTGGGCCGCCAGCCCTGGATCGTCTATGGTATCATGAAAACGTCCCAGGCGGTTTCTCCGGTTATTTCCGGCGGGCAGGTCATGGCCTCTCTGACGGGTTTTGTTCTGGTGTACGGTCTGCTGGGCGCCGTGGGACTTTTTCTGATGGCCCGGCATGCCATTAACGGCCCGGTCGAAGAAGGAGGTGAAAAATGATTCTGGAAACCATCTGGTTTTTTCTCTGGGGCCTGCTGTGGGCCGTCTTCTTCATGACCGACGGCTTTGATTTCGGGGTGGGCACGCTCTATCCCTTTCTGGGCAAAACCGACACCGACCGGCGCGTCATGATCAACTCCGTCGGCCCCCTGTGGGACGGAAATGAAGTCTGGCTGATCACGGCCGGGGGCGTGACTTTCGCGGCCTTCCCGCTGGTTTACGCCACCATGTTTTCCTCGCTCTATTCAGCCCTGATGCTGATTCTATTCGCCTTGATCATTCGGGGTGTTTCCTTTGAATTCCGGGGCAAAATCGACCATCCCCTCTGGAAAAAAGTATGGGATACCGCCATTTTTGTCGGCAGCGCCGCTCCGGCGGTGCTGTTCGGAGTGGCCTTCGCCAATATTTTCAGGGGCCTGCCCTTTGACAGCCAGGGCTATCACGGAACGCTTCTGTCTCTGTTAAACCCCTACGGCCTGCTGGGCGGCGGCCTTTTCCTGTGCCTCTTTCTCCAGCACGGGGCCCTGTGGCTCTGCCTGAAAACAACCGGTCCGTTGCATGACCGGGCGGTGTCGGCGGCCAACACCATCTGGTACGGTCTCCTCCTGCTGGCGGTAATCTTCCTGATCGCCTCCGCCATGGCCACCACCCTGTATGACAATTACCTGGCCCGGCCGGTCCTGTTTCTTGTTCCGGCGGCGGCGGTGGCGGCCCTGCTGGGCATAAAAGTTCTGCTCAAAAAAGAAGCCTGGGCCGGCGCCTGGTTTTCCTCGGCGCTGACCATTGTGCTGTGCACCTTTTTCGGGATCATCGGCCTGTTTCCGAAACTTTTTCCCTCCAGCCTGGGGGAACAGTATCATCTGACGGCCTATAACGCCGCCTCCAGTCCGTTAACCTTAAAAATTATGCTGACGGTGGTCGTTCTGGTTATCCCGGTGGTGATCGCCTATCAGATCTGGGCCTATCTGCTGTTCAGGGGAAAGGTGGCGGAGGGAGACCTGGAGTATTAATCAAGGAGTTGAACCATGAAAAAAACGGCTTTTTTGATATTTGTTTCCCTGCTGATGGTAGTGACGGCCCTGGCTGCGGAAAAGAATCTGGGTGCTCCGACACTGGTGATTCCCGCGGGAACCAAGCCTGCCGTCACCCTGCCCCACGCCGGCCATCAGGCGGCCCTGGAAAATTGCGAGCAGTGCCACAACCTGTTTCCCCAGACCGCCGGCGCCATTGTTGAGCTGAAGGCCTCGGGCGCGTTAAAAAAAATGCAGGTCATGAAGCAGTGCCAGGGGTGCCACAAGACAATGGCGGAAGCAGGCAAGAAAGCCGGTCCGGTCAATTGCGATGAATGTCATATAAAATAAAGGAGAAATGATGGAACAGGTAACACGTTTAAAGGATGGTGAAAAAGGGGCGGTGCTGCAGCGGGACAAGGAGACGTATGCCATCGCCCCGCATCTGGCCTGCGGCGTGGTCACGCCGGCCCAGCTTCGCAAGCTGGCCGATGTCGCGGAAAAATACGGCGCGGCCGCCCTCAAGGTGACCAGCGCCGCCCGTATCGCCATTGTGGGAATCAAAGAGACGGATATCGATGCCGTCTGGGATGACCTGGGCATCCCGCCCGGCCATGCCGTGGGCATGTGTGTCCGCAGCGTCAAGGCCTGTCCGGGAACGACCTTCTGCCGGATAGGGCAGCAGGACAGCCTGGGTATGGGCATGAAACTGGATGAAATCTACCACGGCATGGATCTGCCCAGCAAAACCAAGATCGGTGTCAGCGGCTGCCGGAACCAGTGCGCCGAGAACTGTATCAAGGACATCGGCCTGTACGGTACAAAAGACGGCTGGGTGTTGACCGTGGGCGGCAAAGGCACCAGCAAATTCCGTCTGGCCGACACCCTGGCCGAAAATCTTGATTCCGAGACCGCCTTGCGGCAGATTGAAAAGGTGGTCGCCTTTTACAAGGGAAACGCCAAGAAGGGAGAACGCATCGGCGCCCTCATCGACCGGATAGGGCTGGAGGCGTTCAAGGCGGGCGTGTTAGGATAGGGTTCAAGGGGTTGAGCCTTGGCCCCGAAACCCCTGGGTTAACTGAATAAAGGAAGAACCGGTTGACATCAACATCATTGATTTAAAGGGGGAAACATCATGGACAAGTACGTATGCAATGTGTGCGGTTACGTGTATGACCCGGCCGAAGGTGATCCGGATAATGGCGTTCCGGCGGGAACCGCTTTTGAAAAACTGCCGGAAGACTGGACCTGTCCGGTCTGCGGCGCCAGTAAAGATGAATTCTCAAAAGAGTGACATTCTCGTAAAAGGGCTATCCTGTTGGCTCCACGATCACTTTGGGCGGTCTTAAAAAACAATAATGAAGTGAGGAAAACACAATGGCGGCCATTGAAATAGCCAGGGGGATTTACAGCGTCGGCGCGACGGATTGGAACATTCGGGATTTTCACGGATACTCCACTTCCCGCGGGTCGACGTACAACGCCTATCTGGTCGTGGATGAAAAAATCGCCCTGGTGGATACGGTCAAAAAGGAACAGGTGGATCAGTTGCTGGCCAACATTTCCCAGATCGTGGATCCGAAAAAAATCGACTACATGATCAGCAACCACACGGAGATGGACCATTCCGGCGGCCTGCCCCGGATCATGCACCGCATCGGTGAAAGCAAACCGCTGTATGTCTCCAAGATGGGTCAGAAAAACCTCTCCCTGCATTTTCCGCAAGCCTGGAATTACCATGCCGTGGAAAACGGCGAGACTTTGCGCCTGGGCCGGCGGACCCTGACCTTTCTGGAAACGCGCATGCTGCACTGGCCGGACAGCATGTTCACCTTTGACCGGGAGGACGGCATCCTGTTTTCCAGCGATGCCTTCGGCCAGCATTATGCCGGACCGGAAAAATTCGACGATGAGATCGGCGATGACATCATGTTCCACGCCAAAAAATACTTCGCCAACATCCTGCTCCTGTACACGGAGAAAATCAGGAAACTGCTGGAGAGTGTGACCGAAATGGGGTTGAACTTCCGCATGATCTGCCCCGATCACGGCATCATCTGGCGCTCGAATCCCGGCAAGATCGTCGAAGCCTATGCCCGCTGGAGCCGGCATGAACCGGTAAAAAAAGCGGTGGTCGTATATGATACCATGTGGCACAGCACCGAACGCATGGCCGAGGCAATCGGCCAGGGACTGACCGACGAGGGCGTACCGGCCCGGATCATGAGCCTCAGGCATGACGACCGCAGCGAGGTCATGACCGAGGTGTTGGATACCGGGGCCATTGTGGTGGGTTCGCCGACGTTGAACAACAACGTCTTTCCCACGGTCATGGACCTGCTGGTGTACATGAAGGGGCTGCGGCCGAAAAACAAGATCGCCGCCGCTTTCGGCTCTTACGGCTGGAGCGGCGAATCCGTGCAGCATATCCAGCGGGAACTGGCCGAGATGAAGTTTGATCTGATCGAACCGGGCGTCCGCATCCAGTACGTGCCTGACGAAAAGGGGATCGGCGAATGTCTGGCCCTGGGCCGCCGGATCGGGCAGGCCGTCAACCGCCGGATCAATGAACAGGGATAAGGAAACGGTATGAAACGGCCCGTGGTCGAATTGGGCGACTGCTCTCTATGTGAAGCCTGCGTCGGCATGTGTCCGCGGGTGTTCTCGATCAACGATACCGGCTACGTCGAGGTGGCGGATCTTCCGGAGTACCCGGAAGCGGAGGTTGACGATGCCATCAAGTATTGCCCGGAACGCTGCATTGTCTGGTCGGAAGATTAAAGGCCACCCGAACAAGCCCACACCACAGGGGCGGCTTCAGGCCGCCTTTCGCGCTTAAAGGGCGGTCCGGATTGACCGGATGAGCCAGAATGGATATTATCAAACCCACGATGTCGACCAACCGGTTGTTAAAGCGGGAAATGGAGTTGTGGCTCAGGCGGGGCCCTGACAAGGCCATGCCGGAGGTCCTGTCCCTGGAGCCCGAGCGGCGGCTCATCAACCCGCTGATCTCCTTTTTTTGCAGCCGGGAGCCCCTGCTCAAATGGCATGCGGTTACCGCCATCGGACGGCTCATGGCCGGCCTGGCCGACCGGGACATGGATTCGGCCCGGATCGTCATGCGCCGCCTGATGTGGAGCCTGAACGATGAATCCGGCGGCATCGGCTGGGGAGCGCCCGAAGCCATGGGAGAAATCATGGCCGGACACCGGCGACTGGCGGATGAATTTCACGCCGTGCTGATCTCGTATCTGGATCCGCGGCAGAACTACCTGGAACTGGAAGCCCTTCAGCCGGGACTGTTATGGGGCGTCGGCCGGCTGGCCAGGTCCCGGAGAGAATTGATGGCAAAGACCGCCGACTTCTTGCCGCCTTATCTCTCTTCCCGGGAACCCGCCGTGCGGGGCCATGCCGCCTGGGCGGCCGCGGCCTTTGAAGATGAGCGATTGCGGCTGCTTCTCACAGAACTGGCCGCTGATGATCAACCGTTTTATCTCTATCGAAATCTCCGGCTGGAGGAGGTATCCATCAGGGAGATAATAAACCTTTAAATTGGAGGGAAAACCATGGCCCAGCGTTATCAGATCAAGAATGTCTGCCCGCAATGCGGGTGCAGTGCCGTTTCCAATTTAACCAAAAAAGAAATGATGGACCGTTTCGGCGATGTTCCCAATGTCGACATGGAGTGCGCCGAGTGTATGGCGCAGTATCAGTCCAAGATGAAGAACGTCTGCCCGGAGTGGGACAAGGAATGCCGCCTGAAGGAATAGCCGTTAAAGTCAAACAGGAGAAAATAATGACCACACCGGATGTCAAACTTTATACCTTAAGCACCTGCAGCCATTGCAAATCAACCAAAAACCTGCTCAATGAATGCCGGGTCGCGTTCCATTCCGTGGACATCGACCTGCTGACGGGCGAAAAGCGCCAGGCGCTGATCGATGAAGTCAGGCAGCTCAACCCCAACTGCACTTTTCCCACTATTGTTATTGACGGTAAAGTGATCGTCGGTTTTAAGGAAAACGAGATCAGAAAAGCGCTGGGGTTGTCATGAACGCCGAACAACTATACGAGCAGTTGAAGAAAACCCAGGAGCCCAAAGGCTTTTACTTTAACAAGGATCTGGCCCTGGTGATGGACCTGCTCAAGGCGCTGCTGGTCAACAAGGAAAGGTACGGCTACATGTCCTGTCCCTGCCGGCTGGCGCAGGGAGACCGGAAAAAGGACGGCGACATTCTCTGCCCCTGCTTTTACCGGGGACCGGACGTGACGGAATTCGGCAGCTGTTACTGCGCGCTGTATGTTTCCCGGGACTGGAATGAAGGCCGGATCCCCCATGTTTATGTTCCTGAACGCCGGCCGCCGGAAAAAATGTGGTAGGGACACCCCGTGATTACCATCCGCGCCAAAAATGGGCTGGACATGAACATCCCCGGGCAACCGGATGGGCCGGCTTCCCGGCTGATGGACATGGAACGCGTCGGCCTGTCGCCGGCATCATTCCCTCACATCCGGCCGAAACTGCTGGTCAAGGTCGGCGATAAGGTCAGGCAGGGGTCCATCCTGTTCGCGGACAAGCGGAACCCGGACATCGGTTTTGCCTCTCCCGGCGGCGGCACGGTGGAATCTATCGACTACGGCCCCCGCCGGGCCATTAACGCCATCACCATTCGCGTGGACCGGGAAGAAGCCCGGGAAGACCGCGGCGTCCTGGACCGGCATCAACTGGCCGTTTTGTCGCGCGATGCCCTGGCCCGGCACCTGATGGCGGGCGGACTCTGGCCCCTGATCCGCTCTTTGCCGTTTCGCGACATCGCCGATCCCGCTTTCACCCCTCCGGCTATTATTATCAACCTGGACACGCTGGATCCCTTTCATGCCGAACCGGCTCTGTATCTGGACGGCTCCGCTGGCGCTTTTCTGTTCGGCCTGGACGCTTTAAAACGCCTGGCGCCGGCCGTTTACATCGTTGCCTGTCGTAAAGAGGACACCCTGCCCCCGGAAATCAGGGGGTTGGTGACACACCGGGTCCGGGGGCGGTTTCCGGCCGATGATCCGGGCGTGTTCCTTTATTATACCCGCGCCTCCGCCGCCGCCAACCGCTGCTGGTATATTCACGGCCGGGACGTGGTGCTGCTGGGGAAATTCCTGTCTTCCGGCGTTTATCCGGTCAAGCGACTGGTGTCGGTCTCGTCGCCGAATGGCTCGCGGCACGTGCTTAGCCGTCTGGGCGCGCCGCTGGCGCTTCTGGCCCCGGAAGTCCGGAACCATGACACCCACGTTACCATTGCCGGCGGCCTGTGGCGGGGACAGGTGGCGGGGCCGAATGATTATCTGGGCCTTTACGACGCCGCCCTGACGCTGCTGCCCGCCGGAAATCAGCCTGAATTTCTGGGCTTTCTGCGGCCGGGCCGGCGCAAGCCCAGCCATTGGCGGGCTTTTCTGTCCGCGCTCCACAATGATCCGCTTGCCCTGGATGCGGGCCGCCACGGCGAGGAACGGGCCTGCGTCAACTGCGGCAGCTGCGCCGCCGTCTGTCCGGTCGATATTCTCCCCCAGTTCACCCTCAAGAGTGTTCTGGCCGGCGAAATCGAGGAGGCCCTGGCCCATGGTCTACTGGACTGCGTGGAATGCGGCTTGTGCGCCTATGTCTGCCCGTCCAAAATCGAGCTGACCTTTTTAT includes:
- a CDS encoding flavodoxin domain-containing protein translates to MFKSLIVYDTKRGETQKIAEMLAEELRSLDIEVKLSDVHEIKDLTDLFGYNAYLFGCPTYLGEMTENMKEMLFLAARADLVEKVGGAFGAYGWSGEVPKRIHGTMQHVFKMNMTAEPLMLSSSTVKIAGKMIKKYCQEIAAKLNNRTA
- a CDS encoding ferritin family protein → MSKHECRSMKDVIAFAIEREEEARDFYLQCRDSINKKALQPFFQELADEEENHRQLLLKRDVSNLKDFEPAQVQNLKISDFMVDIPFSAGMGYQDALTLAMKKEEKAHAFYSAWQNRCSDSETARLFGFLAGEELKHKRKIENVFDDDILKDN
- the rbr gene encoding rubrerythrin → MGRLKGTQTEKNLLLSFAGESQARNRYTYFAGQARKDGYVQIADIFEETANQEKEHAKRFFKFLEGGDLEVCGTFPAGVIGTTLENLKAAADGEHHEHSSMYPGFAKIARQEGFEDVAIVFEKIAVAEKQHEKRYRDLAANIDKGTVFKKSEAAVWRCRNCGYLHEGKAAPEMCPACAHPQAYFELLGENW
- a CDS encoding cytochrome c3 family protein — translated: MKKTAFLIFVSLLMVVTALAAEKNLGAPTLVIPAGTKPAVTLPHAGHQAALENCEQCHNLFPQTAGAIVELKASGALKKMQVMKQCQGCHKTMAEAGKKAGPVNCDECHIK
- a CDS encoding DUF3786 domain-containing protein, whose translation is MPLSALDLYRDVLPRTNCGECGFPTCLAFASMVVSEQLPLEKCPHLSAETVASCQAELQAQYAAGKWTRRDMGRDALEWARQRSASMKISDLPERIGGRLVDRNGQPALALPYFNDVVFIITDGVTREDGTSLTHYEQVFILNHMAQGGRAEPTGKWKGLVEIPNTVSKIKSMKSHVEEPLKKAFAGKLDQLQAAAARLGGKNVTGDIGSADAAIYFQALPRVPLLLMFWDAEPDDGFEPEARLLFDETITQHLDIESIMFLSERLRQLLCDPPV
- a CDS encoding flavodoxin domain-containing protein; translated protein: MPKALIVYSTRKEETRKIAELIAEGLRFAAVDVTLASAGDIKKESDLAGYDAYVFGSPTYHGEMTGSMKTFLFLAEKAGLAGKAGGSFGAFGWSGEAPERIYETMKNIFQMDMVGGPLMLKSSSLQGGMKMAQDYGREIAAKII
- a CDS encoding cytochrome ubiquinol oxidase subunit I, translating into MDPLILSRLQFAAATMFHFIFVPLTLGLALLVAWMETCYARTGDKVWLSMTRFWGKLFLINFALGVVTGITLEFQFGTNWSRYSAFVGDIFGSLLAIEASVAFFLESILIGVWIFGWKKLSPRAHAAVMWLVALAGTFSAIWILIANAWMQHPVGYVIRNGRAELADFSAIVFQRFAVLEFLHTVSAAYILSAFFVMGISAWHLLKKQHVEVFTRSFRIALMFGLVFSFFEVIEGHMHGADLAHTQPAKLAALDAHWETSAPAPLYLFALPDDKNERNLIEIGKIPWGLSLMAFHDFSSEVKGLKEFPREERPPVLLVYTAFKLMVGLGFYFCLATLVGLFLRHRLLENRWYLLIMLLSLPLPYIAVQLGWIVAEVGRQPWIVYGIMKTSQAVSPVISGGQVMASLTGFVLVYGLLGAVGLFLMARHAINGPVEEGGEK
- a CDS encoding tetratricopeptide repeat protein; amino-acid sequence: MTTKISRRLQSLFTFFSILCWMSPATAGAQADTPTFVSTVRYPFADTQFAEDARIVATAQARRDVLGKAGPHIENLAVVKKQKVPKESVPALAAAILEIETVLQKSYAVDQSFVFEITVKTQINPATLEAQAERFLNDRDLLKKYQDTQKKASDLLDTVSALEAESRQLTSARSEEKRAVSDKLRKAIDRLSAVAWFTRALDLASRQTLAGRIPDEAADSLIKAVTLDPEYGDAWSWLGKVYSEKSEYGRAADYYQKALKADVAARGENHPDIAVDYNRLGLARHRNGEYDLAIEAYRKAWLVQIQLLGENHPDIAATYNNMGEAYRRKGEFDRAIEYYMKDLEITLKSLGPNHPNLIATYNNLGYACHGKGDNGRAMEYFQKALEVCRISLGDNHPQTRAIMENIEFLQTGGPSAGR
- a CDS encoding desulfoferrodoxin, producing MAERFQVYKCGLCGNIVEVLFGSDGTLVCCGQDMTLLKENTVDAAKEKHVPVIEKTADGVKVKVGSVAHPMEEKHYIQWVEVIADGKSCIQFLKPGQAPEAVFKVTADAITAREYCNLHGLWKA
- the cydB gene encoding cytochrome d ubiquinol oxidase subunit II, with the protein product MILETIWFFLWGLLWAVFFMTDGFDFGVGTLYPFLGKTDTDRRVMINSVGPLWDGNEVWLITAGGVTFAAFPLVYATMFSSLYSALMLILFALIIRGVSFEFRGKIDHPLWKKVWDTAIFVGSAAPAVLFGVAFANIFRGLPFDSQGYHGTLLSLLNPYGLLGGGLFLCLFLQHGALWLCLKTTGPLHDRAVSAANTIWYGLLLLAVIFLIASAMATTLYDNYLARPVLFLVPAAAVAALLGIKVLLKKEAWAGAWFSSALTIVLCTFFGIIGLFPKLFPSSLGEQYHLTAYNAASSPLTLKIMLTVVVLVIPVVIAYQIWAYLLFRGKVAEGDLEY